The proteins below are encoded in one region of Terriglobia bacterium:
- a CDS encoding rhomboid family intramembrane serine protease, protein MFPIRDDVPSRHAPVMTVLLIGANTAAFLFAATLPRDQVRELFYLMGIVPARFAHPTWAARVGFPLHDYWPFFTSMFLHGGWLHLIGNMWTLSIFGDNVEDRMGPFRFLGFYLLCGIAAGITHLLTNPSSTVPTVGASGAIAGVMGAYFILYPRARILMLFPLFVFPLFFEIPAFLFLAYWFVAQVLSGSLALAGPTEVGGVAWWAHGGGFLAGAVLFGVFLRPRRGAVVPPI, encoded by the coding sequence ATGTTCCCGATCCGCGACGACGTTCCGAGCCGCCACGCGCCGGTGATGACCGTGCTGCTCATCGGCGCGAACACCGCCGCGTTCTTGTTCGCGGCGACCCTCCCGCGGGACCAGGTCCGTGAGCTGTTCTATCTGATGGGGATCGTCCCCGCGCGGTTCGCGCACCCGACGTGGGCCGCGCGCGTCGGCTTCCCGCTGCACGACTACTGGCCGTTCTTCACCAGCATGTTCCTCCACGGGGGCTGGCTCCACCTCATCGGGAACATGTGGACGCTCTCTATCTTCGGGGACAACGTCGAGGACCGGATGGGGCCGTTCCGCTTCCTCGGGTTCTACCTCCTCTGCGGGATCGCGGCGGGAATCACCCACCTCCTGACGAACCCGAGCTCGACGGTTCCGACCGTGGGGGCGTCGGGGGCGATCGCGGGGGTCATGGGGGCCTACTTCATCCTGTATCCGCGGGCCCGAATCCTGATGCTGTTCCCCCTGTTCGTCTTCCCGCTCTTCTTCGAGATCCCGGCGTTCCTCTTCCTGGCGTACTGGTTCGTCGCGCAGGTCCTCTCGGGCAGCCTCGCCCTCGCCGGCCCCACCGAGGTCGGCGGCGTGGCCTGGTGGGCCCATGGGGGCGGCTTCCTCGCCGGCGCCGTGCTGTTCGGTGTGTTCCTCCGGCCGCGACGCGGCGCCGTCGTCCCGCCGATCTGA
- a CDS encoding saccharopine dehydrogenase NADP-binding domain-containing protein — protein sequence MKNVLILGAGLVSRPIVRYLLERTDRRVVVASRTVSKAEALVGGHPRGKAVSVNVDNAAQVESLIKEAEIVVSLVPYTHHVAVAKMAIKHGAHVVTTSYVSPAMRELDKPARKAGVALLNEIGLDPGIDHMSAMQVIHEIRNSGGTVTHFSSCCGGLPALEANTNPWGYKFSWSPRGVILAGRNDAKFLRNGKVVEIPGPKLFANRWPYGVEGLGLFVIYPNRDSLPYIETYGLEGVQNMFRGTIRYPGWCETLKGIADLGLLDLVERDVAPGTTYASFLSGFLPKAKSGSLAERIAEKIGVTPDDPILARLEWAGLLSDRPIPEKKASPLDVLANRLLRMMPYARGERDMIILRHEFVSSWPDRPSARTVCVLVDYGQPHGDSSMARTVSLPAAIAVRLMLQKKMEITGVHVPVTPEIYEPVMAELGAVGIQFKETSHLLLPGPFDAARR from the coding sequence ATGAAGAACGTGCTGATCCTGGGAGCGGGGCTCGTGAGCCGACCGATCGTGCGCTACCTCCTGGAGCGGACCGATCGCCGCGTCGTCGTGGCGAGCCGTACCGTCAGCAAGGCCGAGGCGCTGGTCGGAGGTCATCCGCGGGGCAAGGCCGTTTCGGTGAACGTGGACAACGCCGCGCAGGTCGAGTCGCTGATCAAGGAGGCCGAGATCGTCGTGAGCCTCGTCCCGTACACCCATCACGTCGCGGTGGCGAAGATGGCGATCAAGCACGGCGCGCACGTCGTGACCACCTCCTACGTCTCCCCCGCGATGCGCGAGCTGGACAAGCCCGCGCGCAAGGCCGGCGTCGCGCTCCTGAACGAGATCGGCCTCGATCCGGGCATCGACCACATGTCCGCGATGCAGGTGATCCACGAGATCCGGAACTCGGGCGGCACCGTCACGCACTTCTCGAGCTGCTGTGGCGGCCTTCCCGCCCTCGAGGCGAACACGAACCCCTGGGGCTACAAGTTCTCGTGGAGCCCGCGGGGGGTCATCCTCGCGGGGCGCAACGACGCGAAGTTCCTCAGGAACGGGAAGGTCGTCGAGATCCCGGGCCCGAAGCTGTTCGCCAATCGCTGGCCTTACGGCGTCGAGGGGTTGGGGCTGTTCGTGATCTACCCGAACCGCGACTCGCTCCCGTACATCGAGACCTACGGTCTCGAGGGAGTTCAGAACATGTTCCGGGGGACCATCCGGTACCCCGGATGGTGCGAGACCCTGAAGGGAATCGCCGACCTCGGCCTCCTCGATCTCGTGGAGCGCGACGTCGCGCCGGGCACGACCTACGCTTCGTTCCTCTCGGGCTTCCTGCCGAAGGCGAAGTCCGGCTCCCTCGCGGAGCGGATCGCGGAGAAGATCGGGGTGACGCCCGACGATCCGATCCTCGCCCGCCTCGAATGGGCCGGGCTCCTGTCCGACCGCCCGATCCCGGAGAAGAAGGCCTCCCCTCTCGACGTACTGGCCAACCGGCTGCTGCGGATGATGCCGTACGCCCGCGGCGAGCGGGACATGATCATCCTGCGACACGAGTTCGTGTCCTCCTGGCCCGACCGCCCGTCGGCGCGCACGGTCTGCGTCCTCGTGGACTACGGCCAGCCTCACGGCGATTCGTCCATGGCGCGGACCGTTTCGCTCCCGGCGGCGATCGCCGTGCGGCTCATGCTCCAGAAGAAGATGGAGATCACCGGCGTGCACGTTCCCGTCACGCCGGAGATCTACGAGCCGGTCATGGCGGAGCTGGGGGCGGTGGGCATCCAGTTCAAGGAGACGAGCCACCTCCTTCTGCCCGGTCCGTTCGACGCCGCGAGGAGATAG
- a CDS encoding acetate--CoA ligase family protein: MTPDAAVPTTAAHPILALAESEGRSILLEHEVYVLLGAAGIAVPAHRRVAGPDGVDADLCAALESAEAVVKVVSPQILHKSDAGGVLVVRNEPAAVRDAVASVLSASTTAAPAADVRGALVARKIPFRAGLGREILAGFRHDRAFGPVVFAGVGGLDTEYLLRSLAAGTASGMRSTLDLDLDEALRMVRGTVVHAALCGGLRSAKRGAVAETALARLVLSLGALADILGGFDPPGGLGLTELEVNPFVASDEDGRLVALDGLARLHRPAPLPAPRPVSNLRKLLTPGSAVVIGASADSVNPGRIILRNLVEGGGVPQDRIWPIHPHAETIEGCRAYSSPASLPAIPDMAVVSVPADKGADRIVVDLVDNHRAHTVTLISGGFAETEGGKDAEARMRDAVERSHLRPDGGVLVNGGNCLGIISVPGGYNTFFIPPHKLPIHDAPGTNVACISQSGAHLVTQMSNLDRTIRARYLISFGNQIDVTVSDYLEYLEGDPAIQVFVVYLEGFRRGDGLRFLAVARRIVAGGRKVLLYKGGRTREGQAAAASHTASVVGDYDVCREIVRSAGVDECPTLDLFDDYTMTFSFLAGRKRRGKRVAVMSNAGFECTAAADKLYGMTLARFSPETERRLRGLLPGIVDVHNPIDATPVCRTEPYVGCVEAIAEDPYVDALVVAGVPNTPALEDLAAGEGHGEDISRPRSLPSRLIEVFLRSPKPMTFSVDAGTLYEPFVAMMRSAGLPCFRKVDRATRALAAFLGTI; the protein is encoded by the coding sequence ATGACGCCCGACGCCGCCGTCCCGACGACCGCCGCCCACCCGATCCTGGCCCTCGCCGAGAGCGAAGGCCGGTCGATCCTGCTGGAGCACGAGGTGTACGTCCTGCTGGGAGCGGCGGGGATCGCCGTCCCCGCCCACCGCCGGGTCGCCGGCCCGGACGGCGTGGACGCCGACCTGTGCGCTGCGCTGGAATCGGCGGAAGCGGTGGTCAAGGTCGTCTCGCCGCAGATCCTCCACAAGAGCGATGCCGGCGGCGTCCTCGTGGTCCGCAACGAGCCGGCGGCGGTACGCGACGCGGTGGCTTCCGTGCTCTCCGCCTCGACGACGGCGGCGCCTGCGGCCGACGTGCGTGGCGCGCTCGTGGCGCGGAAGATCCCGTTCCGCGCGGGGCTCGGCCGCGAGATCCTCGCGGGGTTTCGCCACGACCGGGCGTTCGGGCCGGTGGTCTTCGCCGGGGTCGGCGGCCTGGATACCGAATACCTCCTGCGCTCCCTCGCCGCGGGGACGGCGAGCGGCATGCGGTCCACGCTGGATCTCGACCTCGACGAGGCGCTCCGCATGGTCCGGGGGACCGTCGTCCACGCGGCGCTCTGCGGAGGGCTCAGGAGCGCGAAGCGCGGGGCCGTTGCCGAGACGGCTCTCGCGCGGCTCGTGCTCTCCCTCGGAGCGCTCGCGGACATCCTCGGCGGATTCGATCCTCCCGGCGGCCTCGGCCTCACCGAGCTCGAGGTCAACCCGTTCGTCGCCTCGGACGAAGACGGGCGGCTCGTCGCGCTCGACGGCCTCGCGCGGCTCCACCGCCCGGCCCCGCTACCCGCACCGCGCCCCGTCTCGAACCTGCGCAAGCTCCTGACCCCGGGGAGCGCGGTGGTGATCGGCGCTTCGGCGGATTCCGTCAATCCGGGCAGGATCATCCTCCGGAATCTGGTGGAGGGGGGCGGCGTGCCTCAGGACCGGATCTGGCCCATCCACCCGCACGCCGAGACGATCGAAGGCTGCCGCGCCTACTCGTCTCCCGCTTCATTGCCTGCGATCCCCGACATGGCCGTGGTGTCGGTCCCGGCGGACAAGGGGGCCGACCGGATCGTCGTGGACCTCGTGGACAACCACCGCGCGCACACGGTCACGCTCATCTCCGGCGGCTTCGCCGAGACGGAAGGGGGGAAGGACGCCGAGGCGCGGATGCGCGACGCCGTGGAACGATCGCACCTCAGGCCCGACGGCGGCGTCCTCGTGAACGGAGGAAACTGCCTCGGGATCATCTCGGTGCCGGGAGGGTACAACACGTTCTTCATCCCGCCCCACAAGCTTCCGATCCACGACGCGCCGGGGACGAACGTCGCGTGCATCAGCCAGTCCGGCGCCCACCTCGTGACCCAGATGTCGAACCTCGACCGCACGATTCGCGCGCGGTACCTGATCTCGTTCGGCAATCAGATCGACGTCACCGTGTCCGACTACCTCGAGTATCTCGAGGGCGATCCGGCGATCCAGGTCTTCGTGGTCTATCTCGAGGGGTTCCGGCGCGGGGACGGGCTGCGATTCCTCGCCGTCGCGCGGCGGATCGTTGCCGGCGGGCGGAAGGTCCTGCTCTACAAGGGAGGACGCACCCGAGAGGGGCAGGCGGCGGCCGCTTCGCACACCGCTTCGGTGGTGGGCGACTACGACGTTTGCCGCGAGATCGTCCGCTCGGCGGGGGTCGACGAGTGCCCGACGCTCGACCTCTTCGACGACTACACGATGACGTTCTCGTTCCTGGCGGGGCGGAAGCGCCGGGGGAAGCGCGTCGCGGTGATGTCCAACGCGGGATTCGAGTGCACGGCGGCCGCGGACAAGCTCTACGGAATGACCCTCGCCCGCTTCTCGCCGGAGACCGAACGACGCCTCCGCGGCCTCCTACCGGGGATCGTGGATGTCCACAACCCGATCGACGCCACGCCGGTGTGCCGGACGGAGCCGTACGTCGGTTGCGTCGAGGCGATCGCCGAGGACCCCTATGTTGACGCCCTGGTGGTGGCCGGGGTGCCGAACACGCCGGCGCTCGAAGACCTCGCCGCAGGCGAAGGGCACGGCGAGGACATCTCGCGTCCCCGGAGCCTTCCGTCGCGCCTCATCGAGGTGTTCCTCAGGTCGCCCAAGCCGATGACGTTCTCGGTGGATGCGGGTACGCTCTACGAACCGTTCGTCGCGATGATGAGAAGCGCGGGCCTCCCCTGTTTCCGGAAGGTCGACCGTGCGACGCGCGCCCTCGCCGCCTTCCTGGGCACGATCTAG
- a CDS encoding RNA-binding protein, producing MGTRLYVGNLPFSVGEEQIRDVFAQNGRTVNEVRLVTDRETGRPRGFGFVEMGSQEDADGAIRELNGFQFGGRPLTVNEARERVGGGAGGGMGGGARRGAGGGDRGGYRGGF from the coding sequence ATGGGAACGAGACTGTACGTCGGCAACCTACCCTTCAGCGTCGGAGAGGAGCAGATCCGGGACGTCTTCGCGCAGAACGGCCGGACGGTGAACGAGGTCCGGCTGGTCACGGATCGGGAGACCGGACGTCCGCGAGGCTTCGGCTTCGTCGAGATGGGCAGCCAGGAGGACGCGGACGGCGCCATCCGGGAGCTGAACGGCTTCCAGTTCGGAGGACGGCCCCTGACCGTGAACGAGGCGCGCGAACGCGTGGGTGGCGGTGCCGGCGGCGGGATGGGAGGCGGCGCCCGCAGGGGCGCCGGTGGCGGCGACCGCGGGGGGTACCGCGGCGGCTTCTGA
- a CDS encoding DEAD/DEAH box helicase, with protein MKEIFEAVREASSPESWSRGVELARAGAVHREPSGEGTVLIRVVTRGGIYCPAVTLYLEDADWECSCGARSLACAHAAAAVIALRHAGEEGLDVPAAGTRAGRLSYRFTGTAGGLVLDRFIVVGDEAHPLEASLASIAAGRAGGPRFAASQADLRVEMALGTHHRGPVPRSIVARLLDALSGCAEVLCDGEPVRTSASPVVPVATLDEQGDGFRLSVGRDPSVAAVFANGIALAAGVLRPVDEARLTARELHELPRGKQFGPGDVAELVTEVLPSLRKRVPVEIRTDRLPQGTAMPPRIAFDLTREERSLSVLALLVYGDPPCARVDGGRLVHLGGAVPIRNEGQEKRLLATLGRELDLAPGVRARFDGEAAVAFAERLAAWGPAPKRRELEYFRRTPPLVPRIGTESGRVDVAFEVPGGTGRAEAGAVLRAWREGASLVPLDGGGFSPLPLDWLARYGERIADLLAARDPQGGTPRCALPDLARLCDDLGQPRPPDFKPLSALLAGFAGIPESPLPRDLTATLRAYQRRGIDWLAFLRGAGLGALLADDMGLGKTLQALCALEGRTLVVAPTSVLHNWEEEIRRFRPGLSSGVYHGERRTLAAPADVTLTTYAILRLDAEALSREAWDTVILDEAQAIKNPDSLVARAAFALTARFRIALTGTPVENRLDELWSQIHFLNRGLLGGRDDFEARYARPVAAGAPGAAARLRERIRPFVLRRLKQEVAPELPPRSEAELRCQLSPHEREVYDTVRAATLPEVVERLHAGGGVLQALEALLRLRQAACHSGLIPGREAETSSKVALLLEALDEVVAEGHKALVFSQWTSLLDRVEPHLGEAGIAFVRLDGSTRDRAEVVARFQDDAGPPVMLVSLKAGGTGLNLTAADHVFLLDPWWNPAVEDQAADRAHRIGQERPVMVYRLIAEDTVEERIQGLKGRKRALADAALGEADRAAGLTREDLLALLE; from the coding sequence GTGAAGGAGATCTTCGAAGCCGTCCGCGAGGCCAGCTCTCCCGAGTCGTGGTCGCGCGGCGTCGAGCTCGCGCGTGCGGGGGCCGTCCACCGCGAGCCTTCAGGAGAAGGCACGGTCCTCATCCGCGTGGTGACCCGCGGCGGAATCTACTGCCCGGCCGTCACGCTCTACCTCGAGGACGCCGACTGGGAGTGCTCGTGCGGAGCGCGGTCTCTGGCCTGCGCGCACGCGGCGGCCGCGGTGATCGCGCTCCGCCACGCCGGGGAGGAAGGGCTCGACGTCCCGGCGGCCGGCACGCGGGCGGGACGATTGAGCTACCGCTTCACGGGAACCGCCGGGGGGCTCGTGCTCGACCGGTTCATCGTCGTCGGGGACGAGGCCCACCCGCTGGAGGCGAGCCTGGCCTCGATCGCCGCCGGCCGCGCCGGAGGCCCGCGGTTCGCCGCCTCCCAGGCCGACCTAAGGGTGGAGATGGCGCTCGGCACCCACCACCGGGGTCCTGTGCCGAGATCGATCGTCGCGCGCCTGCTGGATGCGCTCTCGGGTTGCGCGGAGGTTCTCTGCGACGGCGAGCCCGTCCGCACCTCCGCCTCGCCGGTAGTTCCCGTCGCGACCCTCGACGAGCAGGGTGACGGCTTTAGGCTCTCCGTCGGTCGCGATCCGTCGGTCGCGGCGGTGTTCGCGAACGGGATCGCGCTGGCAGCCGGCGTGCTCCGACCCGTGGACGAGGCCCGCCTGACGGCACGCGAGCTCCACGAGCTGCCGCGGGGCAAGCAATTCGGCCCCGGCGACGTGGCCGAGCTGGTCACGGAGGTCCTCCCCTCTCTGAGGAAACGGGTCCCCGTCGAGATCCGGACCGACCGGCTGCCCCAGGGGACCGCGATGCCACCTCGAATCGCGTTCGATCTCACGCGGGAGGAACGGTCGCTTTCGGTGCTCGCGCTCCTCGTGTACGGCGATCCGCCGTGCGCACGCGTGGACGGGGGACGCCTCGTCCATCTCGGAGGCGCGGTGCCGATCCGGAACGAAGGGCAGGAGAAGAGGCTGCTCGCGACGCTCGGACGCGAGCTCGACCTCGCCCCGGGCGTCCGCGCACGGTTCGACGGCGAGGCGGCGGTGGCGTTCGCCGAGCGGCTCGCGGCGTGGGGCCCGGCGCCCAAGCGTCGCGAGCTCGAGTACTTCCGCCGCACGCCGCCTCTCGTCCCTCGGATCGGGACCGAAAGCGGGCGGGTCGACGTCGCGTTCGAGGTTCCCGGAGGAACCGGGCGGGCCGAAGCGGGTGCGGTGCTCCGCGCCTGGCGCGAGGGGGCGTCCCTCGTTCCGCTCGACGGCGGGGGGTTCTCGCCGCTTCCCCTCGACTGGCTCGCGAGATACGGGGAGAGGATCGCGGACCTCCTCGCCGCGCGGGACCCTCAAGGCGGGACTCCGCGATGCGCGCTCCCCGATCTCGCGCGGCTGTGCGACGACCTCGGCCAGCCACGACCTCCCGACTTCAAGCCGCTGTCCGCGCTCCTGGCCGGCTTCGCCGGCATCCCGGAATCGCCGCTCCCGCGCGACCTGACCGCCACGCTCCGCGCCTACCAGCGGCGCGGCATCGACTGGCTCGCGTTCCTGCGCGGCGCCGGCCTGGGCGCGCTCCTGGCCGACGACATGGGTCTCGGGAAGACGCTGCAAGCGCTGTGCGCGCTCGAGGGGAGGACGCTCGTCGTGGCGCCCACGAGCGTCCTCCACAATTGGGAGGAGGAGATCCGACGATTCCGTCCGGGCCTCAGCTCCGGCGTCTACCACGGCGAGCGACGAACCCTCGCGGCGCCGGCCGACGTCACCCTCACCACGTACGCGATCCTGCGACTCGACGCCGAGGCGCTCTCCCGAGAGGCGTGGGACACCGTGATTCTCGACGAGGCGCAGGCGATCAAGAACCCCGACAGCCTGGTGGCTCGGGCCGCGTTCGCATTGACCGCGCGATTCCGCATCGCGCTCACCGGCACCCCGGTCGAGAACCGGCTCGACGAGCTGTGGAGCCAGATCCACTTCCTGAACCGCGGCCTCCTGGGCGGGCGCGACGACTTCGAGGCACGCTACGCGCGCCCCGTGGCGGCGGGCGCGCCCGGGGCGGCGGCGCGGCTCAGGGAGCGGATCCGGCCGTTCGTGCTGCGGCGGCTCAAGCAGGAGGTGGCGCCGGAGCTTCCGCCGCGGAGCGAGGCGGAGCTGCGCTGTCAGCTGTCCCCGCACGAGCGCGAGGTCTACGACACGGTCCGTGCCGCGACGCTCCCCGAGGTCGTGGAGCGGCTGCACGCGGGCGGAGGCGTGCTCCAGGCGCTCGAAGCCCTCCTCCGGCTGCGGCAGGCGGCCTGCCATTCCGGTCTGATCCCGGGGCGCGAGGCGGAGACTTCGTCCAAGGTCGCCCTCCTGCTCGAAGCGCTCGACGAGGTCGTCGCGGAGGGACACAAGGCGCTGGTGTTCTCCCAATGGACATCGCTCCTCGACCGGGTCGAGCCGCACCTAGGGGAGGCGGGGATCGCGTTCGTGCGGCTCGACGGGTCGACGCGCGACCGCGCGGAGGTGGTCGCGCGTTTCCAGGACGACGCCGGGCCTCCCGTGATGCTCGTGTCGCTCAAGGCGGGAGGGACCGGGCTCAATCTCACCGCGGCCGACCACGTCTTCCTTCTCGATCCCTGGTGGAATCCCGCGGTCGAGGACCAGGCGGCGGACCGAGCTCACAGGATCGGCCAGGAGCGGCCGGTCATGGTCTACCGACTCATCGCCGAGGACACGGTCGAGGAGCGGATCCAGGGGCTGAAGGGGCGGAAGCGAGCGCTGGCCGACGCCGCCCTCGGCGAAGCCGACCGTGCGGCCGGCCTCACGCGCGAGGACCTGTTGGCGCTCCTCGAGTGA
- the ppk1 gene encoding polyphosphate kinase 1, whose amino-acid sequence MSQEPSPLEWIDSPQAYLNRELSWLSFARRVLALVEDRDIPLLERVKFAGIMGMLHDEFFMKRMSGLKRQIQRGSKKASLDGLSPHQEFAACREELLRQAEKLGRAVREEILPGLAEHRLPILPYDGLEGGQKVFLREYFRLSVQPILTPLAVDAEHPFPFISNVGLNLAVLLPDDGDRERFVRIKMPGNRPRWVPLPGGAGFTPLEQVIAANLDLMFPSTPPRRIHVFRVTRGAEGDRQRSLDLEDEEELREPGSIVRLVSDELKARRFAGVVRLELDAEMPRKIVGWLSAQLKIERDDVYPTEAFLGMSDLLRLDAPGHDELRFPRHVPVTHPRLRGLDPHSSGAIFEEIARGDILLHHPYDDFDTAVLRFLESAAADPDVLAIKLTIYRTNADSPIVRALADAARRGKQVAVLVEITARFDEAPNIAWGQYLENEGVHVSYGVERLKTHVKLALVVREEAGRIRRYVHVGSGNYHTGTARIYEDVGILTCDPLVCEDAAAVYNELTGAIPPAGYRKLLLAPAAMRRRFVELIRREAENAAAGKPSGIHAKMNQLQDPEIIRELYRAGLAGVPIKLNVRGLCCLRPGVPGLSFGTRVFGVVGRFLEHSRIYRFENDGAPEFFIGSADWMKRNLDNRVETVLPVEDDAVKRELDAILEVYEQDNASAWDCGPDGLYLRRTPRDGEERRAAQEAFISRARGR is encoded by the coding sequence GTGTCCCAAGAGCCGTCCCCACTGGAGTGGATCGATTCCCCGCAAGCCTACCTCAACCGCGAGCTGAGCTGGCTCTCCTTCGCCCGCCGCGTCCTCGCCCTCGTGGAGGACCGCGACATCCCGCTCCTCGAGCGCGTCAAGTTCGCCGGCATCATGGGCATGCTCCACGACGAGTTCTTCATGAAGCGGATGAGCGGGCTGAAGCGCCAGATCCAGAGGGGCTCGAAGAAGGCGTCGCTCGACGGTCTTTCGCCCCATCAGGAGTTCGCCGCCTGCCGGGAGGAGCTGCTTCGCCAGGCGGAGAAACTCGGCCGGGCCGTCCGCGAGGAGATCCTCCCCGGCCTCGCGGAGCACCGGCTTCCGATCCTCCCGTACGACGGACTCGAAGGGGGGCAGAAGGTTTTCCTCCGCGAGTACTTCCGCCTCTCCGTCCAACCGATCCTCACCCCGCTGGCGGTGGACGCGGAGCACCCGTTCCCGTTCATCAGCAACGTCGGGCTGAACCTGGCGGTGCTGCTCCCGGACGACGGCGATCGCGAGCGGTTCGTCCGGATCAAGATGCCCGGCAACCGGCCCCGGTGGGTGCCGCTCCCCGGCGGCGCGGGGTTCACCCCGCTCGAGCAGGTGATTGCCGCGAATCTCGACCTGATGTTCCCGTCCACACCGCCGAGGCGTATCCACGTCTTTAGGGTCACGAGGGGTGCCGAGGGAGACCGGCAGCGATCCCTGGACCTCGAGGACGAGGAGGAGCTTCGCGAGCCCGGGAGCATCGTCCGCCTGGTGTCCGACGAGCTGAAGGCCCGGCGATTCGCCGGGGTCGTCCGGCTCGAGCTGGATGCCGAGATGCCGCGGAAGATCGTCGGGTGGCTCTCGGCCCAGCTCAAGATCGAGCGGGACGACGTGTACCCGACGGAGGCGTTCCTCGGCATGTCCGACCTCCTGAGGCTCGATGCCCCGGGACACGACGAGCTGCGATTCCCGCGACACGTGCCGGTCACGCACCCGCGCCTCCGCGGGCTCGACCCGCATTCGAGTGGCGCGATCTTCGAGGAGATCGCGCGGGGCGACATCCTGCTCCACCACCCCTACGACGACTTCGACACCGCGGTCCTGCGATTCCTCGAGTCCGCCGCGGCCGACCCCGACGTACTGGCGATCAAGCTGACCATCTACCGGACGAACGCCGACTCCCCGATCGTCCGCGCGCTGGCCGACGCGGCGCGGCGCGGAAAACAGGTGGCGGTGCTGGTGGAGATCACCGCGCGTTTCGACGAGGCGCCCAACATCGCCTGGGGGCAGTACCTCGAGAACGAGGGGGTCCACGTCTCCTACGGGGTCGAGCGGCTCAAGACCCACGTCAAGCTCGCGCTCGTCGTGCGGGAGGAGGCGGGGCGCATCCGCCGCTACGTCCACGTCGGGAGCGGCAACTACCACACCGGGACCGCGAGGATCTACGAGGACGTCGGGATCCTGACGTGCGATCCTCTGGTCTGCGAGGACGCCGCGGCGGTCTACAACGAGCTGACGGGAGCGATCCCGCCCGCAGGGTACCGCAAGCTCCTGCTCGCGCCGGCCGCGATGCGCAGGCGGTTCGTCGAGCTGATCCGGCGCGAGGCCGAGAACGCGGCCGCCGGGAAGCCCTCGGGGATCCACGCGAAGATGAACCAGCTCCAGGATCCGGAGATCATCCGGGAGCTCTACCGGGCGGGTCTCGCCGGAGTGCCGATCAAGCTCAACGTGCGCGGCCTCTGCTGCCTCAGACCGGGCGTCCCCGGCCTGTCGTTCGGCACTCGCGTTTTCGGGGTGGTCGGCCGATTCCTCGAGCACAGCCGGATCTACCGGTTCGAGAACGACGGCGCGCCCGAGTTCTTCATCGGCTCGGCGGACTGGATGAAGCGGAACCTCGACAACCGGGTCGAGACGGTCCTGCCCGTCGAGGACGACGCGGTGAAGCGCGAGCTGGACGCGATCCTCGAGGTCTACGAGCAGGACAACGCCTCGGCCTGGGACTGCGGCCCCGACGGGCTCTACCTCCGGCGGACCCCCCGGGACGGTGAGGAGCGGCGCGCCGCGCAGGAGGCGTTCATCTCGCGGGCCCGCGGGCGCTGA